CTGTCGATACAGCGGCGCCGTTCGTACGCCCTGTTCGCTCTCCTCTGCGCCCTCGCGGGCGGCGCCCATGCGGACGGGCGCGACGAGGACGGCCACCGCTTCGCCATCGTCGGCCACGGTTTCACGGACGGCGGCGAAAAGCGCCTCAGGGAGGCGCTGCGCGACAACGACGACAATGCCGTCGCCTTCCTCGTCGTCACGGGCATCAAGGGCGCGAACGAACCCTGCTCGGACAAGCTGTACCAGAAGCGGCGCGAGCTGATCGACGAGGCGCGCCGGCCCGTCGTCGTGCTGCCGGCCGGCAGCGACTGGGCCGAGTGCCGGAACAGCGCCGGCCGCTCGAACGCCATCGAGCGCCTGAACCGCATGCGCGAATTGTTCTACGGCGAGCCGAACACGCTCGGCGAACGCAAGCTCGCGCTGACGCGCCAGTCGATGAGCCCGCGCTTTCGCAGCTATGCGGAAAATGCCCACTGGTCGGTCGGCAAGGTACTGTACGCGACCGTCAACATGCCTGCCAATAACAACCACTACCTGAACGAAGCCGGCCGCAACAGCGAGTACGAGGACCGGCTCGTCGCGAACCGGTTCTGGCTGAACCGGCTGTTCGCCATCGCCAGGCGCGACAAGCTCGAAGCGGTCGTCCTGTTTTCCGAAGGGGACGTCAAGGCGCTCTCGCAGCCGACGGGCCTGCGCGCCCTGCTGCGCAGCGCCGTGCCGGACAACGACGGCTTCGCGGAACCGCGGCGGCTGATCATGTCGCTGGCGCAGAAATTCCCGGGCAAGGTGCTGCTGGTGGACGGCACGCGCGTGCGCGCGAAGCCGGTGATCGAATGGCACGGCAATGTCGGCCATCTGGCGGCCGGCGCGGATGCGCTGGAAGTGGTCGTCGATCCGGGAACGAAGACCCTGTTCAAGGTCGATTCCCGTAAGGTGGAGGCCGCGAAAGACCAGTGACCAGGTCGCGGTGACTCTGGCCGACACAAATGAACGTCGTCCCCGCGATGCGCACCAGCGTCCGGAATGAAATTCGAAAAAAGTTACGTCATTCCCGCGAAAGCGGGATTAGTGCCCCCGGCACTATTCCCCCCATGCTGAGCCGCAGAATTCTGTACGTCAAAGGTACCGTAGTCTCGTACACGGACTGACGTCGGCACTTCTGCATGGGGGAACAGCCCGGCGGGCCGTTCCCCCTTTCGCGGGAGCGACGGCTTTTACCTATGAAAGTCATATTGCGCGGGTGGAATTATTCCGGACACCAGTGCGCGCATGCGGGGACCCAGGCTTTGGGTCCGAAGCCGAATGCATCGGGTTCCCGCCAAGGGCCGCCCGGGCCGGGAACGACGAGCTAACGATGCTTACTGCAGCGGCTGGCTGCGGAAGTGATCGCCCTCTTCGCTGTCCCCGATGTCGTCGTGGCCGTGATCGTGGCCATGGGCCCCGTGCACGTGGCCGTGCGCGATCTCTTCCGGCGTTGCCGCGCGGACGTCGATCACGGACAGGTCGAAGCGCAGGGCCATGCCGGCCAGCGGGTGATTGCCGTCGAGGACGACCTTGTCGTCGGCGATTTCGGTGACGGTGAAGATAACCGGCTCTTCCTCGCTGCCCTCGGCCACGCCTTCGAACTGCATGCCGACTTCGATCGGCTCCGGGAGGCGGTTGCGTTCTTCGACCTTGACCAGGTTCGGATCGTAGTCGCCGAACGCGTCTTCCGGCTCGATCTGGATGGTCGACGTGTAACCCACGTCCTTGCCGTCCAGCTCTTCTTCGATCTTGGGCAGCGTGTTTTCGTAGCCACCGTGCAGGTAGACCATCGGCTGGGCGCCGTCTTCGATCAGGTTGTTCTGGGCGTCGGACAGTTTATAGTTCACCGACACAACCGTGTTCTGGGCAATCTTCATTGCACTTCCTTTCGTGGGTAAGGTTGCGATTATAACCCTACCACCGGTTTGCCCCGCCCGGCGCTGGTTATAATGACGCATGCAAAAATTACAGCTCCTCGGGAACATCACCCCCGCCCAGTTCCTCCGCGATTACTGGCACAAGAAACCTCTGCTGATCCGTCAGGCGATCCCCAATTTCAAGCCGCTGCTCAAGTTCGAGAAGCTGGCCGAACTGGCGACTTTGAACCACGTGGAGTCGCGCCTCGTCACGCTGGCCGATGGCCAATGGGACATGCAGCAGGGCCCGCTGGCCGAACTGCCGCCGCGCACCCAGCGCGAATGGACCATGCTCGTCCAAGGCGTCAACCTGCACGACCCCAAGGCGGACGCCCTGCTGCGCCAGTTCCGCTTCGTGCCGGACGCGCGCCTGGACGACCTGATGGTCAGCTATGCGACGGACGGCGGCGGCGTCGGCCCGCACTTCGATTCCTACGACGTGTTCCTGCTGCAGGCGCAAGGAACCCGCCGCTGGCGCATCGGCGCACAGCAGGACCTGACGCTCGTCGACGGCCTGCCGCTGAAGATCCTGGCCAATTTCGAGCCCGAGGAAGAATTCGTGCTGGAACCGGGCGACATGCTGTACCTGCCGCCGCACTACGCCCACGACGGCGTGGCCGAGGGCGAATGCATGACGTATTCG
This genomic stretch from Massilia putida harbors:
- a CDS encoding FKBP-type peptidyl-prolyl cis-trans isomerase gives rise to the protein MKIAQNTVVSVNYKLSDAQNNLIEDGAQPMVYLHGGYENTLPKIEEELDGKDVGYTSTIQIEPEDAFGDYDPNLVKVEERNRLPEPIEVGMQFEGVAEGSEEEPVIFTVTEIADDKVVLDGNHPLAGMALRFDLSVIDVRAATPEEIAHGHVHGAHGHDHGHDDIGDSEEGDHFRSQPLQ
- a CDS encoding cupin domain-containing protein; protein product: MQKLQLLGNITPAQFLRDYWHKKPLLIRQAIPNFKPLLKFEKLAELATLNHVESRLVTLADGQWDMQQGPLAELPPRTQREWTMLVQGVNLHDPKADALLRQFRFVPDARLDDLMVSYATDGGGVGPHFDSYDVFLLQAQGTRRWRIGAQQDLTLVDGLPLKILANFEPEEEFVLEPGDMLYLPPHYAHDGVAEGECMTYSIGFRSPSFQELGEAFLQFMADSIDLPGRYADPGLQPAKNPAEIPRDMLATITEELNKVRWDEEDVTIFLGEYLSEPKHNVFFTPVAKPLTVGRFMEQAAKKGLKLSPKTLMLYRGKHVFINGESFAVGRADKTVLDVLANERGLGGALLDRASDDVLEALYTWYQDGWLELA